The Phalacrocorax aristotelis unplaced genomic scaffold, bGulAri2.1 scaffold_349, whole genome shotgun sequence genome has a window encoding:
- the PFKFB1 gene encoding 6-phosphofructo-2-kinase/fructose-2,6-bisphosphatase 1 isoform X3: protein MEEKSPKIPASVPQFTNCPTMVILVGLPARGKTYISRKLTRYLNWIGTPTRVFNVGQYRREAVQSYKNYEFFRHDNEEAMRIRRQCALAALRDVRTYLSSGEGQVAVFDATNTTRERRALLLQFAKENGYKVLFIESICNDPAIIEENIKQVKLSSPDYKGCAQEEVVADFLKRIDCYRATYEPLDERLDSRHGESQLNLRGRIGGDSGLSPGGKKYAQALAQFIHSQSIRELKVWTSHMKRTIETAEALGVPYEQWKALNEIDAGVCEEMTYEEIQERYPHEFALRDQDKYRYRYPKGESYEDLVQRLEPVIMELERQENVLVICHQAVMRCLLAYFLDKSADELPYLKCPLHTVLKLTPMAYGCEVESIFLNVEAVNTHRERPQNVDISRPPAEALLTVPEHY from the exons atggAGGAGAAATCACCCAAAATCCCAG cCTCGGTACCCCAGTTTACCAACTGCCCCACCATGGTGATCCTGGTGGGGTTACCGGCCCGCGGCAAGACCTACATCTCCCGTAAGCTCACTCGTTACCTTAACTGGATCGGCACCCCGACGCGGG TCTTTAACGTGGGGCAGTACCGGCGTGAAGCCGTGCAGAGCTACAAGAACTACGAGTTTTTCCGCCACGATAACGAGGAAGCCATGCGAATCCGAAG GCAGTGCGCGCTGGCCGCCCTTAGGGACGTCCGCACATACCTGAGCTCCGGGGAGGGGCAGGTGGCG GTGTTCGATGCCACCAACACGACGCGGGAACGCCGGGCCCTGCTCCTGCAATTCGCGAAGGAAAACGGCTACAag gTTCTCTTCATTGAATCCATTTGCAATGACCCTGCCATCATCGAGGAGAACATCAAG CAAGTGAAGCTGAGCAGCCCCGACTACAAAGGCTGCGCccaggaggaggtggtggcCGACTTCCTCAAGCGCATCGACTGCTACAGAGCCACCTACGAGCCCCTGGACGAGCGGCTGGACAG CCGCCACGGCGAGAGCCAGCTCAACCTGCGGGGACGCATCGGGGGCGACTCGGGGCTCTCCCCGGGCGGGAAgaag TACGCCCAGGCCCTGGCCCAGTTCATCCACAGCCAGAGCATCCGGGAGCTGAAGGTCTGGACCAGCCACATGAAACGCACCATCGAGACGGCCGAAGCCCTGGGGGTGCCCTACGAGCAGTGGAAAGCCCTCAACGAGATCGACGCC GGCGTCTGCGAGGAGATGACCTACGAGGAGATCCAGGAGCGCTACCCCCACGAATTCGCCTTACGGGATCAGGATAAATATCGCTACCGCTACCCGAAAGGCGAG TCCTACGAGGACCTGGTACAGCGGCTGGAGCCCGTCATCATGGAGCTGGAGCGGCAGGAGAACGTGTTGGTCATCTGCCACCAAGCCGTCATGCGCTGCCTGCTGGCTTATTTCCTGGATAAGAGTGCGG ATGAGCTACCCTACCTCAAGTGTCCCCTCCACACCGTCCTCAAGCTGACCCCCATGGCCTACG GGTGCGAGGTGGAATCCATCTTCCTCAACGTGGAGGCGGTGAACACCCACCGCGAGCGACCTCAG AACGTCGACATCAGCCGCCCTCCAGCCGAAGCTCTGCTCACCGTCCCCGAGCACTATTGA
- the PFKFB1 gene encoding 6-phosphofructo-2-kinase/fructose-2,6-bisphosphatase 1 isoform X2, with protein MAAAAGELTQTPLQKVWVPLRTHGFRRGSSVPQFTNCPTMVILVGLPARGKTYISRKLTRYLNWIGTPTRVFNVGQYRREAVQSYKNYEFFRHDNEEAMRIRRQCALAALRDVRTYLSSGEGQVAVFDATNTTRERRALLLQFAKENGYKVLFIESICNDPAIIEENIKQVKLSSPDYKGCAQEEVVADFLKRIDCYRATYEPLDERLDSGLSYIKIFDVGLRYLVNRVQGHVQSRTIYYLMNIHVTPRAIYLSRHGESQLNLRGRIGGDSGLSPGGKKYAQALAQFIHSQSIRELKVWTSHMKRTIETAEALGVPYEQWKALNEIDAGVCEEMTYEEIQERYPHEFALRDQDKYRYRYPKGESYEDLVQRLEPVIMELERQENVLVICHQAVMRCLLAYFLDKSADELPYLKCPLHTVLKLTPMAYGCEVESIFLNVEAVNTHRERPQNVDISRPPAEALLTVPEHY; from the exons atggcggcggcggcgggggagctGACGCAGACCCCCCTGCAAAAAGTGTGGGTCCCCCTTCGCACCCATGGATTTCGACGGGGAT cCTCGGTACCCCAGTTTACCAACTGCCCCACCATGGTGATCCTGGTGGGGTTACCGGCCCGCGGCAAGACCTACATCTCCCGTAAGCTCACTCGTTACCTTAACTGGATCGGCACCCCGACGCGGG TCTTTAACGTGGGGCAGTACCGGCGTGAAGCCGTGCAGAGCTACAAGAACTACGAGTTTTTCCGCCACGATAACGAGGAAGCCATGCGAATCCGAAG GCAGTGCGCGCTGGCCGCCCTTAGGGACGTCCGCACATACCTGAGCTCCGGGGAGGGGCAGGTGGCG GTGTTCGATGCCACCAACACGACGCGGGAACGCCGGGCCCTGCTCCTGCAATTCGCGAAGGAAAACGGCTACAag gTTCTCTTCATTGAATCCATTTGCAATGACCCTGCCATCATCGAGGAGAACATCAAG CAAGTGAAGCTGAGCAGCCCCGACTACAAAGGCTGCGCccaggaggaggtggtggcCGACTTCCTCAAGCGCATCGACTGCTACAGAGCCACCTACGAGCCCCTGGACGAGCGGCTGGACAG CGGGTTGTCCTACATCAAGATATTCGACGTGGGGCTGCGGTACCTGGTCAACCGGGTGCAGGGCCACGTCCAGAGCCGCACCATCTACTACCTGATGAACATCCACGTCACTCCCCGCGCCATCTACCTCAGCCGCCACGGCGAGAGCCAGCTCAACCTGCGGGGACGCATCGGGGGCGACTCGGGGCTCTCCCCGGGCGGGAAgaag TACGCCCAGGCCCTGGCCCAGTTCATCCACAGCCAGAGCATCCGGGAGCTGAAGGTCTGGACCAGCCACATGAAACGCACCATCGAGACGGCCGAAGCCCTGGGGGTGCCCTACGAGCAGTGGAAAGCCCTCAACGAGATCGACGCC GGCGTCTGCGAGGAGATGACCTACGAGGAGATCCAGGAGCGCTACCCCCACGAATTCGCCTTACGGGATCAGGATAAATATCGCTACCGCTACCCGAAAGGCGAG TCCTACGAGGACCTGGTACAGCGGCTGGAGCCCGTCATCATGGAGCTGGAGCGGCAGGAGAACGTGTTGGTCATCTGCCACCAAGCCGTCATGCGCTGCCTGCTGGCTTATTTCCTGGATAAGAGTGCGG ATGAGCTACCCTACCTCAAGTGTCCCCTCCACACCGTCCTCAAGCTGACCCCCATGGCCTACG GGTGCGAGGTGGAATCCATCTTCCTCAACGTGGAGGCGGTGAACACCCACCGCGAGCGACCTCAG AACGTCGACATCAGCCGCCCTCCAGCCGAAGCTCTGCTCACCGTCCCCGAGCACTATTGA
- the HSD17B10 gene encoding 3-hydroxyacyl-CoA dehydrogenase type-2, with protein sequence MAAIRSVKGLVALVTGGASGLGRATAERLVDRGARVVLLDLPTSPGAQLAKELGDRCAFAPANVTSAEEVGAALTLAQKEFGRLDLAVNCAGVGIAVKTYNSKKDKVHELEDFQRVVNVNLVGTFNVIRLCARLMSQNKPDADGHRGLVVNTASVAAFEGQVGQAAYSASKGGIVGMTLPIARDLAPLGIRVVTIAPGLFSTPLLAGLPERVRNFLGQQVPFPSRLGHPEEYAHLVQALAENPMINGEVVRLDGGLRMQP encoded by the exons ATGGCGGCCATCCGCAGCGTGAAG ggactggtggcactggtgacAGGCGGCGCGTCGGGACTGGGCCGAGCCACGGCGGAGCGGTTGGTGGACCGGGGGGCTCGGGTGGTCCTCCTCGACCTCCCCACGTCACCGGGAGCCCAGCTGGCCAAGGAGCTGGGGGATCGCTGCGCCTTCGCCCCCGCCAAC GTGACGTCGGCCGAGGAAGTGGGGGCCGCCCTGACCTTGGCCCAGAAGGAGTTCGGGCGCCTGGACCTGGCGGTGAATTGCGCCGGCGTCGGCATCGCCGTCAAGACCTACAACAGCAAAAAGGACAAGGTGCACGAGCTGGAGGACTTCCAGAGGGTCGTCAAC GTGAACCTGGTGGGAACCTTCAACGTGATCCGCCTGTGCGCCCGACTGATGAGCCAGAACAAACCCGACGCCGACGGCCACCGAGGTCTGGTGGTCAACACCGCCAGCGTGGCCGCCTTCGAGGGGCAG GTGGGTCAGGCGGCGTATTCAGCTTCCAAGGGCGGGATCGTGGGCATGACGCTCCCCATCGCCCGCGACCTCGCGCCGTTGGGGATCCGGGTGGTCACCATCGCCCCGG GGTTGTTCTCCACCCCGTTATTAGCCGGTTTGCCCGAACGGGTTCGGAATTTTTTGGGACAACAAGTGCCTTTTCCTTCGCGTTTGGGGCACCCCGAAGAATACGCCCACCTCGTCCAGGCTTTGGCCGAGAACCCGATGATCAACGGGGAGgtggtcaggttggacgggggTCTCCGCATGCAGCCCtga
- the LOC142051323 gene encoding non-structural maintenance of chromosomes element 3 homolog: MSQRKRVKGPGLSQGDDGDEDFNVSQTPTHSQVQRNLERRSQDQVNQKVSELVQFLLVKDQKKIPIKRADILKKVIREYKDVYSEIINQAGRTLQQVFGLQLVEIDTKYHIYILISNLPRAEGENLRQDNQTAKLGLLIVILSFIFMKGNSAKDGAVWEFLRRLRLQPGERHEVFGDVKKLVTEEFVRQKYLEITPIPLTEPPEFKYQWGPRAVKETSKRDVLRFVAKIQGKDPTFWMSQYKEAEASTPPK; encoded by the exons ATGTCTCAGAGGAAGCGTGTCAAAGGGCCAGGGTTATCTCAG GGGGACGATGGGGATGAGGATTTCAACGTGAGCCAGACACCGACGCACAGCCAGGTGCAGAGGAATCTAGAGAGACGCTCTCAGGACCAAGTAAATCAGAAG GTGAGCGAGCTAGTTCAGTTCTTGCTTGTGAAAGACCAGAAGAAGATCCCCATTAAGAGGGCAG atATCCTGAAAAAAGTCATCCGGGAATATAAAGATGTTTACTCAGAGATCATCAACCAGGCGGGCAGGACCCTGCAGcag GTATTTGGGCTGCAGCTGGTGGAGATCGACACCAAATATCACATCTACATCCTCATCAGCAACCTGCCCCGTGCCGAGGGGGAGAACCTGCGCCA GGACAACCAGACGGCCAAACTGGGGCTCCTCATCGTCATCCTTAGCTTCATCTTCATGAAGGGCAACTCGGCCAAGGACG GCGCCGTGTGGGAATTCCTCCGCCGGCTCCGACTGCAGCCAGG GGAGCGACACGAAGTCTTTGGGGACGTCAAGAAGCTGGTGACGGAGGAGTTTGTGCGGCAGAA ATACTTGGAGATCACCCCCATCCCCTTGACGGAGCCCCCCGAATTCAAGTACCAGTGGGGGCCACGGGCAGTCAAGGAAACCTCCAAGAGGGACGTGCTGCGCTTCGTGGCAAAA atCCAAGGGAAGGACCCCACGTTCTGGATGAGCCAGTACAAGGAAGCCGAAGCCTccacccccccaaaataa
- the GNL3L gene encoding guanine nucleotide-binding protein-like 3-like protein has protein sequence MTRSRRQVEAARRKRVQGKRVKAAGKKDPGVPQLGRFAAHVQQQNENKQKRAAEARRRRDEARETEVSRRRSLAGLRHDALRRQREFERKEEAAARPEEQEEASLRQYGRELRKVLEASDVVLEVLDARDPQGCRSPQLEAAVRRAGHRQRLVLVLNKIDLVPRDVVAAWLKHLRAEFPTVAFKACTQQQSRNLKQSRLPAATAPEEVLAGGACVGADCLLRVLANYSRSGEVKTTITVGVVGYPNVGKSSLINSLKRSRACGVGAVPGITRCLQTVQLDRHIQLLDCPGVVMETGAPPATAPLRGALAPQRLRDPLSPAAAILRRCPPEQLSELYGVPPCSDPQQFLSHLARRQGRLRPGGLPDPRAAAVALLCDWTSGKISYYTHPPKTQGVQLEAQILTALGPALDLEALERGDAEALAAVPATVTGIGLSPCVPEAEEEEEKSGEEEETAMEDDAGDLEVGAVTVELKPRVKTGGVGEGSAPRAPRLEEVATLHPLLQGQGLRAASKRRKKLQKRAEKIATKLSETLEAAMQL, from the exons ATGACCCGCTCCC GGCGACAAGTGGAGGCCGCCCGGAGGAAGCGGGTCCAG GGAAAACGGGTGAAGGCGGCGGGGAAGAAGGACCCGGGGGTACCACAGCTGGGCCGCTTCGCTGCACACGTCCAACAGCAGAAcgaaaacaagcagaaaagg GCAGCGGAGGCGCGACGGCGGCGGGACGAAGCCCGGGAGACGGAGGTGAGCCGGCGGCGGAGCCTGGCCGGGCTGCGGCACGACGCCCTGCGGAGACAGCGGGAGTTCGAGCGCAAG gaggaggcggcggcgcggccggagGAGCAAGAGGAGGCTTCGCTGCGGCAGTACGGGCGGGAGCTGCGCAAG gtGCTGGAAGCGTCCGACGTGGTTTTGGAGGTGTTGGATGCCCGCGACCCCCAGGGGTGCCGCAGCCCGCAGCTGGAGGCCGCCGTCCGGCGGGCCGGGCACCGCCAGCGCCTGGTCCTCGTCCTCAATAAGATCG ACCTGGTGCCTCGGGACGTGGTGGCGGCGTGGCTGAAGCACCTGCGAGCCGAGTTCCCCACGGTGGCGTTCAAGGCGTGCACGCAGCAGCAGAGCCGCAACCTG AAGCAGAGCCGGCTGCCGGCAGCGACGGCCCCGGAGGAGGTGCTCGCCGGCGGGGCTTGCGTAGGCGCCGACTGTTTGCTCCGCGTCCTGGCAAACTACAGTCGTTCCGGGGAGGTGAAAACGACCATCACTGTGGGTGTTGTGG gGTACCCCAACGTGGGCAAGAGCAGCCTCATCAACAGCCTGAAACGGAGCCGGGCCTGTGGGGTGGGGGCGGTGCCCGGCATCACCAG GTGCTTGCAGACTGTGCAGCTGGACCGGCACATCCAGCTGTTGGACTGTCCCGGCGTCGTCATGGAGACAGGGgccccccccgccaccgccccccTGAGGGGAGCCCTGGCCCCCCAGCGCCTGCGGGACCCCCtgagccccgccgccgccatcctGCGCCGCTGCCCCCCTGAACAG ctgaGCGAGCTTTATGGGGTGCCCCCCTGCAGCGACCCCCAGCAATTCCTGTCCCACCTGGCCCGGCGACAGGGTCGGCTCCGTCCCGGGGGGCTGCCGgacccccgcgccgccgccgtgGCCCTGCTCTGCGACTGGACCAG CGGGAAGATCTCCTACtacacccacccccccaaaacgCAGGGGGTGCAGCTGGAGGCCCAGATCCTGACGGCGCTGGGGCCGGCGCTCGACCTGGAGGCGCTGGAGAGGGGTGACGCCGAGGCGCTGGCGG CTGTCCCAGCGACGGTGACAGGCATCGGGTTGTCCCCGTGTGTCCCcgaggcagaggaagaggaggagaaatcaGGCGAGGAGGAAGAAACAGCCATGGAGGATGACGCCGGTGACCTGGAG gtcGGCGCGGTGACAGTCGAGCTGAAGCCCCGGGTGAAGACAGGGGGTGTCGGGGAGGGGTCTGCGCCCCGTGCCCCCCGTTTGGAGGAGGTGGCCACCCTCCATCCCCTGCTACAGGGCCAGGGGCTACGGGCTGCCAGCAAACGgaggaaaaagctgcaaaaaagaGCGG aGAAAATCGCCACAAAGCTTTCGGAGACGCTGGAGGCGGCCATGCAGCTCTGA
- the LOC142051325 gene encoding N-alpha-acetyltransferase 10, protein MNIRNARPEDLMNMQHCNLLCLPENYQMKYYFYHGLSWPQLSYIAEDENGKIVGYVLAKMEEDPDDVPHGHITSLAVKRSHRRLGLAQKLMDQASRAMIENFNAKYVSLHVRKSNRAALHLYSNTLNFQ, encoded by the exons ATGAACATCCGGAATGCGCGG CCCGAGGACCTGATGAACATGCAACACTGCaacctgctctgcctgcccgAGAACTACCAGATGAAGTATTACTTCTACCACGGCCTCTCCTGGCCCCAG CTTTCCTACATCGCCGAAGATGAGAATGGGAAAATCGTGGGTTACGTCCTGGCTAAGAT GGAGGAAGACCCCGATGACGTCCCTCATGGGCACATCACGTCCCTA gcGGTGAAGCGATCCCACCGGCGCCTGGGGCTGGCGCAGAAGCTGATGGACCAGGCGTCCCGCGCCATGATCGAGAACTTCAACGCCAAGTACGTCTCCCTCCACGTCCGCAAGAG CAACCGGGCAGCTCTGCACCTCTACTCCAACACCCTCAACTTCCAGTga
- the PFKFB1 gene encoding 6-phosphofructo-2-kinase/fructose-2,6-bisphosphatase 1 isoform X4 — MVILVGLPARGKTYISRKLTRYLNWIGTPTRVFNVGQYRREAVQSYKNYEFFRHDNEEAMRIRRQCALAALRDVRTYLSSGEGQVAVFDATNTTRERRALLLQFAKENGYKVLFIESICNDPAIIEENIKQVKLSSPDYKGCAQEEVVADFLKRIDCYRATYEPLDERLDSGLSYIKIFDVGLRYLVNRVQGHVQSRTIYYLMNIHVTPRAIYLSRHGESQLNLRGRIGGDSGLSPGGKKYAQALAQFIHSQSIRELKVWTSHMKRTIETAEALGVPYEQWKALNEIDAGVCEEMTYEEIQERYPHEFALRDQDKYRYRYPKGESYEDLVQRLEPVIMELERQENVLVICHQAVMRCLLAYFLDKSADELPYLKCPLHTVLKLTPMAYGCEVESIFLNVEAVNTHRERPQNVDISRPPAEALLTVPEHY; from the exons ATGGTGATCCTGGTGGGGTTACCGGCCCGCGGCAAGACCTACATCTCCCGTAAGCTCACTCGTTACCTTAACTGGATCGGCACCCCGACGCGGG TCTTTAACGTGGGGCAGTACCGGCGTGAAGCCGTGCAGAGCTACAAGAACTACGAGTTTTTCCGCCACGATAACGAGGAAGCCATGCGAATCCGAAG GCAGTGCGCGCTGGCCGCCCTTAGGGACGTCCGCACATACCTGAGCTCCGGGGAGGGGCAGGTGGCG GTGTTCGATGCCACCAACACGACGCGGGAACGCCGGGCCCTGCTCCTGCAATTCGCGAAGGAAAACGGCTACAag gTTCTCTTCATTGAATCCATTTGCAATGACCCTGCCATCATCGAGGAGAACATCAAG CAAGTGAAGCTGAGCAGCCCCGACTACAAAGGCTGCGCccaggaggaggtggtggcCGACTTCCTCAAGCGCATCGACTGCTACAGAGCCACCTACGAGCCCCTGGACGAGCGGCTGGACAG CGGGTTGTCCTACATCAAGATATTCGACGTGGGGCTGCGGTACCTGGTCAACCGGGTGCAGGGCCACGTCCAGAGCCGCACCATCTACTACCTGATGAACATCCACGTCACTCCCCGCGCCATCTACCTCAGCCGCCACGGCGAGAGCCAGCTCAACCTGCGGGGACGCATCGGGGGCGACTCGGGGCTCTCCCCGGGCGGGAAgaag TACGCCCAGGCCCTGGCCCAGTTCATCCACAGCCAGAGCATCCGGGAGCTGAAGGTCTGGACCAGCCACATGAAACGCACCATCGAGACGGCCGAAGCCCTGGGGGTGCCCTACGAGCAGTGGAAAGCCCTCAACGAGATCGACGCC GGCGTCTGCGAGGAGATGACCTACGAGGAGATCCAGGAGCGCTACCCCCACGAATTCGCCTTACGGGATCAGGATAAATATCGCTACCGCTACCCGAAAGGCGAG TCCTACGAGGACCTGGTACAGCGGCTGGAGCCCGTCATCATGGAGCTGGAGCGGCAGGAGAACGTGTTGGTCATCTGCCACCAAGCCGTCATGCGCTGCCTGCTGGCTTATTTCCTGGATAAGAGTGCGG ATGAGCTACCCTACCTCAAGTGTCCCCTCCACACCGTCCTCAAGCTGACCCCCATGGCCTACG GGTGCGAGGTGGAATCCATCTTCCTCAACGTGGAGGCGGTGAACACCCACCGCGAGCGACCTCAG AACGTCGACATCAGCCGCCCTCCAGCCGAAGCTCTGCTCACCGTCCCCGAGCACTATTGA
- the PFKFB1 gene encoding 6-phosphofructo-2-kinase/fructose-2,6-bisphosphatase 1 isoform X1 — protein MEEKSPKIPASVPQFTNCPTMVILVGLPARGKTYISRKLTRYLNWIGTPTRVFNVGQYRREAVQSYKNYEFFRHDNEEAMRIRRQCALAALRDVRTYLSSGEGQVAVFDATNTTRERRALLLQFAKENGYKVLFIESICNDPAIIEENIKQVKLSSPDYKGCAQEEVVADFLKRIDCYRATYEPLDERLDSGLSYIKIFDVGLRYLVNRVQGHVQSRTIYYLMNIHVTPRAIYLSRHGESQLNLRGRIGGDSGLSPGGKKYAQALAQFIHSQSIRELKVWTSHMKRTIETAEALGVPYEQWKALNEIDAGVCEEMTYEEIQERYPHEFALRDQDKYRYRYPKGESYEDLVQRLEPVIMELERQENVLVICHQAVMRCLLAYFLDKSADELPYLKCPLHTVLKLTPMAYGCEVESIFLNVEAVNTHRERPQNVDISRPPAEALLTVPEHY, from the exons atggAGGAGAAATCACCCAAAATCCCAG cCTCGGTACCCCAGTTTACCAACTGCCCCACCATGGTGATCCTGGTGGGGTTACCGGCCCGCGGCAAGACCTACATCTCCCGTAAGCTCACTCGTTACCTTAACTGGATCGGCACCCCGACGCGGG TCTTTAACGTGGGGCAGTACCGGCGTGAAGCCGTGCAGAGCTACAAGAACTACGAGTTTTTCCGCCACGATAACGAGGAAGCCATGCGAATCCGAAG GCAGTGCGCGCTGGCCGCCCTTAGGGACGTCCGCACATACCTGAGCTCCGGGGAGGGGCAGGTGGCG GTGTTCGATGCCACCAACACGACGCGGGAACGCCGGGCCCTGCTCCTGCAATTCGCGAAGGAAAACGGCTACAag gTTCTCTTCATTGAATCCATTTGCAATGACCCTGCCATCATCGAGGAGAACATCAAG CAAGTGAAGCTGAGCAGCCCCGACTACAAAGGCTGCGCccaggaggaggtggtggcCGACTTCCTCAAGCGCATCGACTGCTACAGAGCCACCTACGAGCCCCTGGACGAGCGGCTGGACAG CGGGTTGTCCTACATCAAGATATTCGACGTGGGGCTGCGGTACCTGGTCAACCGGGTGCAGGGCCACGTCCAGAGCCGCACCATCTACTACCTGATGAACATCCACGTCACTCCCCGCGCCATCTACCTCAGCCGCCACGGCGAGAGCCAGCTCAACCTGCGGGGACGCATCGGGGGCGACTCGGGGCTCTCCCCGGGCGGGAAgaag TACGCCCAGGCCCTGGCCCAGTTCATCCACAGCCAGAGCATCCGGGAGCTGAAGGTCTGGACCAGCCACATGAAACGCACCATCGAGACGGCCGAAGCCCTGGGGGTGCCCTACGAGCAGTGGAAAGCCCTCAACGAGATCGACGCC GGCGTCTGCGAGGAGATGACCTACGAGGAGATCCAGGAGCGCTACCCCCACGAATTCGCCTTACGGGATCAGGATAAATATCGCTACCGCTACCCGAAAGGCGAG TCCTACGAGGACCTGGTACAGCGGCTGGAGCCCGTCATCATGGAGCTGGAGCGGCAGGAGAACGTGTTGGTCATCTGCCACCAAGCCGTCATGCGCTGCCTGCTGGCTTATTTCCTGGATAAGAGTGCGG ATGAGCTACCCTACCTCAAGTGTCCCCTCCACACCGTCCTCAAGCTGACCCCCATGGCCTACG GGTGCGAGGTGGAATCCATCTTCCTCAACGTGGAGGCGGTGAACACCCACCGCGAGCGACCTCAG AACGTCGACATCAGCCGCCCTCCAGCCGAAGCTCTGCTCACCGTCCCCGAGCACTATTGA